The sequence below is a genomic window from Humulus lupulus chromosome 3, drHumLupu1.1, whole genome shotgun sequence.
taaaattgttcaactaattaagaattaaaacaaaaaaaaactaaaataaattatAGGAATGTCTCCTATAGCACTGTCGTTAACATCATTTAGTCGGACGTTGAATACCTAATTCAAAGGGATTCCAAAAGCAACACAGACTTGCATTTTTCCACCATTCCTTCCAAATAGTTCTTTAGTCTCTCACCATTCACCTTAAAGTGTCATGTCTTCTCACTATGAATTTGCACCGCTCCATACGACAATGAGACAACAACTATGAATAGTCCCGACCATCTCGACTTTAATTTTCCTGGAAAAATCTTCAATCAAGAATTAAATAATAGCACACTATCTCCCGGTTGGAAGTTCTTCCTAATTATCCTTTTATCATGAAATGCTTTAGACTTTTCTTTATAATTCTTCGCAGTCTTATAGGCTTCATTTCGAAATTCATCAAGCTCATTCAACTCCAGAAGTCTCTTCTGTCCCGCTATAAAGAGATCAACATTCAACTTTTTTACTGCCCAATAAGCTCGGTGCTCAAGCTCTACCAGTAAATGACATGCCTTTCGAAACACcaatcgatatggtgacatacTAATCGGAGTCTTGAAGGTTGTGCGATATGCCCACAAtgaatcatcaagctttttcGACCAATCCTTCCTTGATGTGTTTACAGTCTTCTCCAAAATGATTTTAATCTCCTAGTTTGACATTTTTGCTTGACCATTAGCAAGAGGATGATAGAACAAGGCTTTTCGATGATGAACTCCATAACAAGCGCATAGAGCTGTGAATGACTTGTTGCAGAAATGACTTCCTCTGTCACTAATAGTTGCTCTTAGAGTATCGAATCGAGAAAAAATATTTGTATGAAGGAGTTTAAGTACCTCCTTACCATTGCAAGTAGGAGTTGCTAcaacttccacccatttagaaacataatctactACCAGCAAAATGTACTTGTTATTATAAGATGacgggaaaggtcccataaaatctattccccatacatCAAACAACTGAACTTCCAGAATTCCAATCATCgacatttgatctcttcttgatatgttACTTGTCTGTTGGCAATGATCACAACTCTTAATAAAGGcactagcatctttaaataacataggccaataaaacccacattgcaaaaCTTTTGTTGATATCCTTGTTCCTCCAAAGTGACCGCTACAATGTAAAGTATGGCAATGAGTAAGAATGGAAATCATCTCCTCTTCCGGGACATATCTTCTAATTACTTGATCAGCACAATGACGAAAAACAATGGGCttatcccaataataatgcttgacttccgaatagaactttttgagttgtTGCCTTGACATGTCCATAGGCAaaactttagctaccaaataattgACATAATCTGCAAACCAATGTAGCTTTTCTTCATTTTCAATGGAAAATAATTGTTCACCTGGAAAGTTTTCATCAATTTGTTCCTCTTTCTCATTATGCTATTCTCTTTTTTCCAATCTAGACAAATGTTCTGCAACTAGATTTTCTGTCACATTTTTAACACGAATTctcatatcaaactcttgcaatagTAGGACCCATCGAATCAAGTGGGGTTTAGCGTCCTTCTTGGTAATAAGGTACTTGATAGTGGAATGATCTATATAAACAATtaccttattaccaattaaatatggcctAATTTTGTCGAATGCAAAGACAattgcaagtaattccttctcagaagttgcataatttaattgagcatcattcaaggttcgaCTAGCATAATAACTCGTTCAGAATATTTTCAACTCGCTGTCCCAGAACTACTCATACTGCATAATCACTCGCATCGCACACTAATTCAGAAGAAAGTTCCTAATTCGGTGATACAATAATCGGAGCAGACACCAATTTCTCCTTCAACCTGTTAAATGTCCTTAAACATTCAGAATCAAAATCAAACaccacaccattcataagtaAAGTATACAAGGGCTTTGAAATCTTTGAAAAGTCCTTTATAAACCTCCTGTAAAATCCAGCATGGCCCAAAAACTATGAACCCCCTTAACAGATACCGGTGGAGGTAAGTTTCTATTGTAGATATCTTGGCCCTGTCTACCTCAATACCATGGCGTGAAATCTTATGGCCCAAAACTATTCCTTTtgtcaccataaagtgacatttctctAAGTTTAATATTAAATTCGACTCTTCACATCTTTTCAAAACCCTCTCCAAATTAGCTAAAAATCCATAAAAAAAGGTCCCAAAGAttgaaaaatcatcaataaagatCTCTATACCTTTTCCACCCAAGACATCATACATCTCTGAAAGGATGctggagcattacataacccaaatggcattctctaaaatgcaaatgttccataagggcacgtgaaggtagtcttttcttgatcctccggCGCTATGGGAATTTGATGGGATCCCGAATACCCATCCAAAAAATAGTAATAAGGATGGCCTGCCAATTTGTCCAACATTTGATCTACAAAGGGCAAGGGGAAATGGTCTTTCTTGGTTGCCTTATTTAGTTTTTGGTAGTCTATACAAATTCTCCACCTCGTCACCGTACGAGTTGGAATCAGTTCATTATTATCATTCTTAACCACCGTCATGCCTCCCTTCTTCAGGACTACCTAAACAGGACTAACCCATGCACTGtcagatattgggtaaattacccctacatccaaccatttaagaatttcaTTCCCTACCACCTCTTTCATTGAAGGATTGAGCCTCCTTTGAGCATCGATACTAGGCTTACTATCATCATCCATTAATATACGGTGCATCACCGTTGAAGGGCTTATAACCTTGATGTCTGCTAGAGTTCACCCAATTGCTAGCTTGTGAGCCCTAAACACCCTAAGTAGCTTCTCTTCTTCAACCAGAGATAATGAAGCTGAAATAATAACTAGGAGAGTGTCATTCTTACCCAAATAAGCATACTTAAGATGATCCGGTAAAGTCTTTAACTCAAGAGCTGGTGGCTTCTCTATAGATGGGAGAGGTCTCTCATGCACTTCCCCAATTCCTCATATGTCTTTTTATAAATTTGCCCCGATGAtttcaaccacttaacatattcACTGGCTTCAGTACCATCACACTCTTCAGGACTTGTGACCACACTCAACTCAAGTGGATCCTTAATAGACTTGACCCATTTACCTTGTTCCTCCAATACGCTAACACTAAAACATCTGTCACTAACTGAAGGATATTTCAAggctttaaaaacattaaaatctACCTCATCACCTTGTACTATGAGCCTTAACTCACCCATCTAGACATCTATCAAAGCTTGCCCCGTAGCTAAAAATGGTCATCCCAATATAATAGGCACgtcctcatcttcctccatatctaatacaatGAAATCCACTGGGAAAATGAACTTATCTACCTTTACAAGAACGTCCTCTATAATACCTCGAGGATGTGTTAATGAACGGTCAACCAGTTGAAGAGTAACAGTAGTAGGTTTAGCTTCCCCTAAACCAAGTCCTTTTAATATGGGTAGCGACATTAAATTAATGCTTGAACCCAGATCACATAAAGCCCTCTCACAATAAAAGTTCCCAATGGTGTAAGGTATAGTGAAACTACCCGAATCTCTTAACTTTTGAAgaagtttcttttgaataattgcactacactcttctGTTAATGCCACagtttcataatcctccatttttctcttattagacaatatctTTTTCATAACCatcacataactaggcatttgttctAGAGCCTTTGCGAAaggaatgttaatgtgaagtttctttAATACCTCAAGAAATTTAGAGAATTTTTTGTCAAGATTGGCCTTTCGGAACCGTTGAGGTTAATGAATCCTTGGTGTAGGTGTTGGGAAttatgccctgaaagcatatgtagtacacaatgttttaagaaataaataaataaattgaatttgttatgcatatattttatggaatatattattttgtgataatattatgtaaatatcataaaaactcctaagttcatatatgtgatctcacacacgtattggtacgggaggattgtgcttaagataaatgaacttgaatagttcgaagtaaaataaagttatggaatctttagattaattacaccaagtacagtccactagtattatgaatacatgtgatctagatccagattactagtgtagtaggacactttagaggaggtactttatatattagataatatatagaactggaccagatatgtttattaatacttagttaaatactgtttcgaagtattaatatatcaactgatgatcatatacaaatagatcttaatcatgaagttactatgaactcctgtttatgttatatgagttctttgattcactcgttagggtatgtcagaatgatcaggctataaacttttgttttgggaactcattaatgtaaatggctggagacatagtatacaaatatggaatctataccttcttgtaagagattgaataatggttctcttaagggttgacttttgggactgaaaggttattgagctcaaattcataatttagttgtggattaacattcactagtaaagtcgatggtacttaagaaaacaatatataattaaaagggtaaaacgataattttattcccgattaattatgaaccattattagagggttaatttgtatgtaatggtTATATCaataaacactttattttataaagtactcagtaaatgaaatgtctataattacaagagtgcagtctcatatttatagtggagtaatcatgagattaattaattaaagagtataattaataatttcaaatttattggagcttggaattataggtccataggtccccatagtgactctatcaacactattgaagacaagagttgatataaagggaaaaatggctGAAAGACATATTTACGAAGAAATTTGTTACtcgagccaaatatgcaattatgtgataatattgattaattaattaattaattaattacaaattagttgtaattaacaacattaattaatatttaattattatgtatttttttaaattatattaaataattgattttatttttgaaattatattaaataattaattaattataatatttgaaattataataaattaaatatttaattttgaaattattatttaatttaaattggttttaattaattggtagaattaagtaaatatctttttttgagtgggagataataatttgataagttcaaattacatttaaatttaaaagattgatatttattcaaataattaatattatttgataattatttaaaaagataattaattcaaatttgaattaattatcaggttgttggattttatctgataaggtagtttaaataaataactatggaaaaatcaaatatccctaaaatataagGTGGTACACGAGTACTTCACATTTTTCAAGGataaattttcaattttatttatttaattaatgaaaaattcaaaagttagtatttggatattttcattaatgagataattaattaattaaaagataaattgtaaattggttacatattttttttttaatttgaatattttctttttaagttggacttatcagaaaataaacaATATACTCAAGAAAAACTATTATTCGCTccaaagaaaagaacgatacttatctatctctccctgaaaaagataaagagccaatctcaggcctattctcttgatctcatgtgttgagtacatcaagtagaatcagaaattaaccatcctttattctctaagtgcccacgcacgtcttgaggtgtagagaatgttgtggaagatcttggtgtgagtacttgggagcagcttggataggaattcgttcaaattacgaaaagatagcaaagacacttgataggcatcaagaggtatgttttctattattttcttgcttatgattaatctatgtatattaatggatccacatatttaaaggtagtttaaatatgttacaaaatttttgtgtatattaatggatccacatatttaaaggtagtttaaatatgttacaaaatttttgttgtacattgggccaacccaccaccattccactGCATGTCaagaaactcgttcctaacaattggtatcagagtgatcattaatctttgcatacattaattactgtgtgggcataatatgcattcttatgttatcataatatatgtgaatggatggatgtatgtatgattaaagattattcttaagagtcgttaattatatggtgttttgggtttaggaattgttcttaaatgtatagatgaaaaatgtaagccattttggggcataggaatttttttgtaatttaagtttctacattaaattatttgaaaaaattatgtaaggaCCGAGCCCTGGGTTTTGTGCC
It includes:
- the LOC133824257 gene encoding uncharacterized protein LOC133824257 → MEDYETVALTEECSAIIQKKLLQKLRDSGSFTIPYTIGNFYCERALCDLGSSINLMSLPILKGLGLGEAKPTTVTLQLVDRSLTHPRGIIEDVLVKVDKFIFPVDFIVLDMEEDEDVPIILG